DNA from Thiomicrorhabdus sp. Kp2:
GGTGCTGTTTTTCCAATGATATTATTTAAATATTTTGGCGCAAGTCCAAAACCTGGTCGAATACTTTTAACGTGCTCGTTAGTTATCATCTCACCCGCTTTAATGTTTTTTACAAAATACAAAGAACGACGAAATTTAACGTTTGATACTTCGCTTGATTTACGGCCGTAATCGACTTTTCCAAGTGCTTGCCAGGCGGTTTTTGCTCCATCACACAGCGCTTCTAAATCTTGAGGCTCAAGGGAAAAACTATCGTCAGGCCCTCCCCCATTTCGATCTAAGGTGACATGTTTTTCAATAACACAAGCCCCTAACGCAACGCTAGTGATTGCGGTGGTGTTATCCAAAGTATGGTCTGACAAACCGACGGGGAAACCAAACCTGGATTGCATATCAGTTATAGTTTTTAAGTTGTAATCTTCCGCAGGCGCAGGATACCCACTCACGCAATGTAATAGAGCTAACTCTTTACAGCCACCTTCTCTGGCTGCATCAACCGCCTCTTCTATCTCTTGTGCATCAGCCATTCCTGTAGAGATAATCATGGGTTTTCCCGTTTGCGCCACATACTTAATTAACGGTAAATCCACCGCTTCAAAGCTGGCAATTTTATAAGCTGGTGCGTTTAAATCTTCCAATAAATCTACCGCCGTATTGTCAAACGGGGAGCTAAAGATGGTGATTCCAACTTGTTTAGCGTAATCAAATAACGGTTTATGCCAATCCCAAGGCGTATAGGCTTCTTCATAAAGTTCATATAAAGAACGTCCTGCCCATAAACCATCAAGCAATTGAAAATCGGGTAAACCACTATCGATGGTTAAAGTATCAGCTGTGTAGGTCTGCATTTTGACCGCATCGGCACCTTTTTTTTTGGCCATCTCAATAATTTTATAAGCATTGCGGATATCGCCATTATGATTCGCCGACATCTCCGCAATAACATAAGGTGGAAACATCGCTCCGATTTGACGTTGGTTTATCGTGATTGTTTTACTCATCAACACTCTCTATTTTCAAAATAAATTTCTTGCCATCTTTATAAAAAAAAGCTGGAAATCGATTAGGGTCACAGACTCTCAATAAATTAAATTGTTCATTCAGCGATTTATTGATATCGATTTCACTATCGCATGGTTTTCTTTGTGGCCACGAAGGAGTAAACACTTGTTCACGCTGTTTTATTGGCTCAATACAATTAAAATTGTTTACCGCAAAATTCATCAACTGAATTTCCGCTGAAAACAACAATTGATTGATTTCGTCATAGAGTGCCGTTGAAGGGATATTGACTGTTAGCTTCTGCCAAATGTCCCCAGAATCCACAACATCTTCTGCCTCCAACAAACTAACGACGATTTGTTCCGCACCCGTAAGTAAACTCCACACAT
Protein-coding regions in this window:
- the pseI gene encoding pseudaminic acid synthase, yielding MSKTITINQRQIGAMFPPYVIAEMSANHNGDIRNAYKIIEMAKKKGADAVKMQTYTADTLTIDSGLPDFQLLDGLWAGRSLYELYEEAYTPWDWHKPLFDYAKQVGITIFSSPFDNTAVDLLEDLNAPAYKIASFEAVDLPLIKYVAQTGKPMIISTGMADAQEIEEAVDAAREGGCKELALLHCVSGYPAPAEDYNLKTITDMQSRFGFPVGLSDHTLDNTTAITSVALGACVIEKHVTLDRNGGGPDDSFSLEPQDLEALCDGAKTAWQALGKVDYGRKSSEVSNVKFRRSLYFVKNIKAGEMITNEHVKSIRPGFGLAPKYLNNIIGKTAPADIERGTPVMTDWQS
- a CDS encoding formyltransferase family protein codes for the protein MKVTILVSSEKHPIYPWLEEWCAQRKEHQVSIVHSKDELQSGDILFLISCSEIINKIDREKFKKTLVIHASDLPEGRGWSPHVWSLLTGAEQIVVSLLEAEDVVDSGDIWQKLTVNIPSTALYDEINQLLFSAEIQLMNFAVNNFNCIEPIKQREQVFTPSWPQRKPCDSEIDINKSLNEQFNLLRVCDPNRFPAFFYKDGKKFILKIESVDE